In Zingiber officinale cultivar Zhangliang chromosome 8B, Zo_v1.1, whole genome shotgun sequence, a single genomic region encodes these proteins:
- the LOC122017626 gene encoding type IV inositol polyphosphate 5-phosphatase 7-like, producing MKDENSKKSKSSWSKTVRKWFNIKNNPGDFQADDDVFGRGDGEWRTNFMERDTSTVKKSRTERLYEKNTNHVRRGRFDVDAAHVTDVKDYKIFVSTWNVGGKSPTKNLNLEEWIHTSPPADIYVLGFQEIVPLNAGNVLGSEDNIPAKKWLALIRRTLNTLPSTNGCGEGCGLPSPVPNPLVEMDADFEGSSIRQMNSSFFHRRSFHSMSRSSRIDNDVMVMQPRLDRRFSVCDRVSIKSRPSNFDPYFNFGASPYDEVVAGEISSYSDFCSPMSYSCGVPRHMEERDRFSVLSSSRYCLVASKQMVGIFLTIWVQSEIRSNIKNLKVSCIGRGLMGYLGNKGSIAISMLLHRTSFCFICTHLTSGEKEGDELRRNSDVIEILRKTKFPRVHKAFNEMSPETILDHDRIMWLGDLNYRIALSYQLAKALVEMHNWRALLEKDQLRIEQRCGRVFEGWKEGGIFFPPTYKYSNNSDRYAGEDMHRKEKRRTPAWCDRILWYGQGLTQLAYLHGESRFSDHRPVYSIFNAEVEIINYNRIKSMGCSSRIEVEELLPYSHGFTENYY from the exons ATGAAAGATGAAAACTCAAAGAAAAGCAAG TCATCATGGTCCAAGACAGTTCGAAAATGGTtcaacatcaaaaacaaccctggGGACTTCCAGGCTGATGATGATGTATTTGGAAGAG GTGATGGAGAATGGAGGACCAACTTCATGGAGAGGGACACAAGCACAGTGAAGAAAAGCAGGACAG AGAGGCTGTATGAGAAGAACACAAATCATGTTCGGCGAGGAAGATTTGATGTTGATGCTGCTCATGTTACAGATGTGAAGGACTACAA GATTTTTGTATCGACATGGAATGTTGGTGGGAAGTCCCCGACAAAAAATTTGAATCTTGAGGAATGGATCCATACTTCACCTCCTGCAGATATATATGTTTTAGG ATTTCAAGAGATTGTTCCTCTTAATGCTGGAAATGTTCTTGGTTCAGAAGACAATATTCCAGCAAAGAAATGGTTAGCACTAATTAGGAGGACACTAAACACTCTTCCTAGCACGAATGGTTGTGGCGAAGGCTGTGGTTTACCATCCCCcgttccaaatccactagtggagaTGGATGCTGATTTTGAGGGGTCTTCGATAAGGCAGATGAACTCATCATTCTTCCATCGACGGTCATTTCATTCCATGAGTCGTAGTTCAAGAATAGACAATGATGTCATGGTAATGCAACCAAGGCTGGATCGAAGATTCAGTGTTTGTGATCGGGTGAGCATCAAGAGTAGACCAAGTAACTTTGATCCATATTTTAACTTTGGAGCTTCACCCTATGATGAGGTAGTTGCGGGAGAAATATCATCTTACTCTGATTTTTGCTCGCCAATGTCATATTCTTGTGGTGTTCCACGGCATATGGAAGAAAGGGATAGATTTTCAGTTCTCTCTAG TTCTAGGTACTGCTTGGTTGCAAGTAAGCAGATGGTAGGCATATTTCTGACAATTTGGGTGCAAAGTGAAATTAGAAGCAACATAAAGAACTTGAAGGTATCCTGCATCGGGAGGGGATTAATGGGCTATCTTGGAAACAAG GGTTCAATCGCAATTAGCATGTTATTGCACCGAACAAGCTTTTGCTTCATCTGTACTCACCTAACCTCGGGAGAGAAAGAAGGGGATGAACTACGGAGGAACTCAGACGTGATTGAGATATTAAGGAAAACAAAATTTCCTCGGGTGCACAAAGCATTCAACGAAATGTCTCCTGAAACAATCCTTGATCATGA tCGCATCATGTGGCTTGGTGACTTGAACTACCGTATTGCTCTATCATATCAGCTAGCAAAAGCACTAGTTGAGATGCACAACTGGAGAGCATTATTGGAAAAGGATCAG CTTCGGATAGAGCAAAGGTGTGGACGAGTTTTTGAAGGATGGAAGGAAGGAGGGATATTCTTTCCTCCCACCTACAAATATTCAAACAACTCCGACAGATATGCTGGTGAAGACATGCATCGAAAAGAGAAGAGGCGAACACCTGCTTG GTGTGACCGTATCTTGTGGTATGGCCAAGGTCTTACTCAGCTAGCTTATTTACATGGAGAGTCTAGATTTTCGGATCATAGACCAGTATACAGTATTTTCAATGCAGAGGTTGAAATAATAAATTACAACAGAATCAAGAGCATGGGTTGTAGCTCTCGAATAGAGGTGGAAGAGCTACTACCATACTCACATGGTTTCacagagaattattattga